tattattcaaaaaattatattaagcCAATCTTAGAAATTACGCAGACTCAGAATTTATTCAAGTGCAATTGTATTGACTTGGATTACAAAGAACAAGAGTTTCTTCAAATTATTTGGCGTGTAAATAATCAtgtaactaaattaattaaatttaattcagATTTAAAAATTACTTGAGGATTAAGTAatcaagtgaaaaaaaatttattgttagaATACATcagaattaaatttaattttaattctaattaagttattttcttttttctatttttaagctGGTTAATTTAGGTtcgattttaatttgtttaattatatttttaaaaattttaaaattttaattaaNNNNNNNNNNNNNNNNNNNNNNNNNNNNNNNNNNNNNNACCAGCTCAACACAAGAGCTGGGCCGACGAAGCCGACGATGATGCCGAAGCCGCCAATGAAACAACCGCCCCCACCACAGCGGTTCCATCTAGCTCATCGCCGTCGCTCAACGTCGACGAATTATCGATCGACGAAAACAAGAAACCTCCGAAGCTATTAGACGATCCGGAAGACTCCAACATCCAAGCGGTTCGATCTCTTTCTCTCCAATCGCGACTTCTCCGTCTCGCGATTTCTCAACTCCTCAATTTCTCATCAGCTAGGGTTTACACTTTCTTAACTTTTGTTGATTCGGTGCAGGTTACTTCTGGCGACACGCCGTACACCTCGGCGGCGACGTTcgaggatctgaatttgtcggCGGAGCTTTTGAGAGGACTCTACGTTGAGATGAGGTTCCAGAAACCGAGCAAGATCCAAGCTATAAGCTTGCCGATGATCTTGAATCCGCCGCATCGTGATTTGATCGCTCAGGCTCACAACGGTTCCGGCAAGACCACGTGCTTTGTTTTAGGGATGCTTAGTCGTGTGGATCCTTCGGTGCAAGCTCCTCAAGCTCTCTGCATTTGTCCAACGAGGGAGCTTGCTATTCAGGTATACTTTTTGATAGAGATAAGAAAAATGTCACTTTCTAAAAAAGGGTAGAAAATTAATTCCTCCTCAACCCTGAGgatgtattttttttcagagAAGTTTATCCAGACATGTTAGTAATAGACTTAACAAAAAAGTGTATCTACTTGAAGTGTGAAGTGATTGGTTTTTTCTGTGTGTCTTAGAACACTGAAGTTCTCCGGAAGATGGGGAAGCACACAGGGATTAGCTCGGAGTGTGCCGTTCCGACAGATAGCAGGGATTCACTTCCAATTCAAAAACGGGAGCCAATTAAGGCTCAGGTGGTTATTGGGACTCCTGGCACCATAAAGAAGTGGATTTCTTTCAAGAAATTGGGTGTGACCAGATTGAAGATTCTTGTCTTTGATGAGGCTGATCAAATGCTTGCTGAGGTAAGTTTTGCATTCTGATGAAATGTAATGCGATTGCTTTTAGTTAGGATTTAAAGTATCATTGTAGTTTAGAATTGTAACTTGAAGTTGTGATGCTTCTCCGCTTATGTGGAGGATATAGAGGGTGAGAGCACTAGTAAATCACTTGACTCTATGAACTGTGAATTTCCTAAACAACTATGAACTGTGTTGTTGCAGGATGGTTTTAAGGATGATTCCTTGAGGATaatgaaagaaatagaaaaattcaaTTCTAGCTGCCAGGTATGTTGAACTGCCTCTCTTATAGTCTGCATGCATGTATGCAAAGTTCAATCCATTCGAGAATTCTTCTTTAGATATAAAGATGAAACGTATATCCTAATTGATTGCTTTAATTAGGTTGCAAGTTGTGTTGAAGGAAAATATAATTGTTCCTTGATATTTGAGAAACTTCTTATTTGTGCAGCCGAACAATTGCATCTACTTAAATGTACTGTGTCATTGCATCTTCACCACTTCACCTTAATGATCTGAATCGTTGCATCATTACTTGAATTGATTTATTGGCCTAGATGTAATTTCTATGCATTTAGTTCAAATATTTGGGTATGCTTGTGTGAGGtgttgatatatatatttttgtttcttttaatcTCCAGGTTCTTCTATTTTCTGCCACATTCAATGACATTGTCAAGAACTTTGTTGAGAGGACAGTTAAAAAGGACCATAATAAACTTTTTGTTAAGAAAGAAGAGCTTTCTTTAGACGCAGTGAAGCAGTATAAAGTTCGCTGCCCTGATGAGTTGTCGAAGATTGAGGTGATAAAAGATTACATATTCGAATTAGGAGAAAATGTGGGCCAAACCATCATATTCGTGCGCACGAGACAGAGTGCAAAAATGCTGCACAAGTCACTTGTCGACATGGGGTACGAGGTTACATCGATACAAGGTGCTCTTGACCATGAAGAGAGAGACAAAATTGTCAAAGAGTTCAGAGATGGTTTGACTCAAGTTCTTATATCCACGGATGTTCTTGCTCGAGGCTTTGATCAGCAACAGGTGCTGAATTTGTTCAATTTTCTCTCctccttttcctttctttttgtgTGTATTTTCTTTCAAAGTTATGACATCCTACAATTTTATTTAGGTCAATTTGGTTATCAACTATGATCTCCCAATAAAACATACTGCGGAGTATACACGGGAATTTGAGCCTGATTATGAGGTGTACTTGCACAGAGTTGGTAGGGCTGGTCGATTTGGCCGTAAGGGTAAGTTCTTGTTCAGTGTAATGTACTAATACATCTTTACTTTACTTTCCACTCCTAAACATATAGACTCTTAGTTGGACTTGTAACTTGTTATGAACTTTGTTAGGCCACAGAATTTCTTTACATATAacttttagtttttatgctttCATTCCAAAGGAAACTAATTCCAGATTTTGTTCttcatattttgtatttattttcagTGATAATGCAAAATAGTAACTTGTTTCATTTGATCCTACAGGGGCTGTGTTTAACCTAATATATGATGAAAAAGATGAAAGGCTGATGTCAAAGATCGAGAACCATTTTGGCACCCGTGTATCAGAGGTATGTTATGTCATGATGGTTTTTGGGATATGATGCTCGATAGAGTACGATGGAACATACTTGAATCTGAAGAATTTGATTATGGCTTAGTATGCTTGTGGAAAAAGTCATTGAACAGAATACCCATCTTCAATAACTCGTGTTTCATGTCAATGAAATGCAGGTACGAGAAAAAAGTGTTGAAGACTATAAAGCTGCTCTTAAGGAAGCCGGCTTATTACAATGAGCCAAGAATGTGTGTGGTCTGAAATAGTTACATAGGGtgttctatttttaattatacatgaaaattatgaggTTGTATTTAGTATTGGTGACAGGTTATTTGATACCATTTTTGTACTAAAAGATACCAAGAGGAATTTGATTTAAAGGGAAACAATATGTCGCTATATTCATTAGTTCAATCCTGCTAGCAAATTGTTCAAGGGTTTACATTTATGTGAATGAAGCACGTATGTGTCTTATCTGTTAGTCAATAGTTGGATGGTTTAAGTAGTTCTAAGTGTATATAAACATGGTTGGTAATATAAGTAAGTTGAGGGTTCATATGTTTTCTggtgaaatttatatttatattaagtATCAAAACAATGTTATGACATAATTGAGTGGTCTATGAAATTTAGTTATAAGTAATATTCTCTAGGTAATAGCACATATATACAACGCGCAAATATTGTAGTAGCATTAGTTAAGGTAAATACAATTGACAAAACACAACTTCATGTATTATATTAGTAGCTCATTATTTAAGTCGTAGCATTCTGGTGagtaacaaattatttatcATAGACCATAGTGTATATTGAAAGTAAAAGTAATATTGAGGTAGCGatattctatttaaattttaaagagcTAAAGTAGTAAATAAGATTTCTCTCTTTCTCCCACTAAATGAGCATTTTCAAAAATCAGGATTCCATACCTTGGAAATAAAAATcactttcaatttaatttatatttgttggACTAATTAAGTAAGATATGGTGTTCTATAATTTTTACCTTCTATTACTTGTCTTTGCTTATATTTAAAttgtacaatttttttatgattaaataaaatttgaatcacTCATAGGTTAAATATAGCATGCAAAAATTTGAACCTAGACCCAGAATTAGAGAGTTTTTTAGGTTATTAACAGATGATGAACAACGAACGTCTCTGCCTCGTTTAATTTCAATATAATTCTTTAATGGACTATGGCCCATATTCAATACTTAAAACAATTGGAAATACCCGATTAAAACAATTGATGGAATACGGGTATTTCCAATACATTTGAAACTTTTCGTGTATGTTATTCTATTTAGTTGAATATTGCACTATTATAAAtggtttgtttatttatttctcaATTCTCATAGTCCCTTGAAATTTGAAGCGCTATATTAAGTAGACATAACCCTATAAGACAGGAAGTAGTAAGAActaagaagaaagaagatggaataggaagagaagagaacagaagaGGAGAACAGAACGATTATTCATAAATGGCCACGTTGCTTCGGGAACCAATCAAATCGCGTTTTCTCTTCTATCTCCACCGATCTCCGCCGCTCTCTCCTGCTgtttccaccaccaccaccaccacacagcactcttccttctcttcttcttcttcttcttcttcttcttcttcttcttcttcttcttcttcaggtAAATCTCCAAAGGCTGGGAAGAAGCTGGTGGATCGTCTCTCCACCGTCATCGACGCCGTACACGACCGTAAACTCCCTCCGGAGCTACGTGGCCAGCGCAACAACGTCAGGTCACAACAGAATTTTACTTAATTACTTCATTATTGGCTTCTGCAACTTTCAGCTTCCATTATTTTAATTGTTGATAATTCATTATCTGatgtatatatttatgtatatatgatATTTCTTGTTCTTCACTGAATATGAGTGTTATGTTAGAATAGAGGAGTATGAGAAGATTCTGATCAAATAAGGTACAGTGTGATTATAGAAACTATAAAGTTTGATACGGCTCATTGAAATTAGGTTTATATTAGAACTACAGTGTTATAATTTGTATTAATACGTTAAGAAATAAGAACCAATCGATTCTCAATATGAAACAATCTGAGAAGTAGATAACTAGTTGATTTTAGTGTGTGAATGAAGAAGAtggatttgaaaattgaaatcagATATATACTAGTGGATGAAACGTGCACCATACTAGTACTCTTTGCTGGGAGTCTATTGATCATTTAATTTCACATCCACTAAGGATGTGTTTGCCAGTTGGTGTTTCGGAAGGAAAGAGAGAGAACACTTCNNNNNNNNNNTCCCTCCAAAATCAAAACTCGCAAACACTCCCTAAATGTCCAAAATTGCCAGCATGTTAAGGAATTGATGAATTGGTTCCCCCATTCTCTAGTATTTGTTATTTGACAATACCTGTTGGATGTTGGACAGGTCTGAAACTGACATCATCAATGTGGTTGAGCAAAGGATATGGCATTCCATGGAAGAAGGCCATTTTGAGAACTTGCCCGGGAAGGGGAAGCCGCTTAAGCTCGACACAAACCCTCATGCTGATCCAGCTGAAGACACTCTATACAGGATTTTGTCCAAAAATGGTTGTGCACCAGAGTGGGTTGAGCTTAACAAAGAGATAAGATCTAAGGTGTCCGAATTTAGGACAGCCTTGAAGAAAGCTTGGGCAAGTAAATGCAGTGGAGATCACTCTAAGTGGTATGAATGTTCAGAGGCTCTGAAATTGCAGCTAAGAGACATTAACAACATGGTGAGTCAAGtcatttatttatgaaaattggGTTTTGTTTCTAGCAATGGGGAGAGGAGTTCTGATGGATATATGGTTAGATGTTAATATGATTTATGGACACTACAATGTTATAGCCAACTTCACTTACTGGGATAAGGTTAGATGTTAATGTGATTTATGATTGGACACTATAGGATTATGGCTGAGCCCATCAATTTGGACAAGACTTGGTTGTTATTGTTTGCTAATTGTTAGGACTTAGGAATAGGGAAATGTGCACTCTTTGATATTTATGATGTGTAATAAGTAATAACGAATAAATCTATACTTATTTTGTAGGTTTTCCGGTATAATCTCATTGTGCCTTTTGGTAGGCAAATGTTTGGTCTCAAGTGGGAGAAAGAGTTAGGTTATTTACAAGAACAAGACTGAGATTCGCTGTTGCTATTTGCTACTACTAGTATTTATCTTTGGAGCCAGTTGGTTACCGTTGTAGAGGTTCTTCAACCAAGGGAAATGGAAGAAGATCAAGATATATACAACGAGAATGTAGTAATCAAGCAAGTTGtcataaaaaatttactttaatttatgccTTATAAGCATAGGATATGAACTTTAGTAATCCCTTATGTGAACAGGGTTTTCTAAAGATAAAGTATATTGTGATAGTATTATTCAGTCTTAGTGTAGGGGAAAATATTATATTTGCAAAGACAATTTTGTCACTTGATGATATGATAAAGATAATGGAGAATAAGATTAAAGAAAGAACA
This sequence is a window from Arachis duranensis cultivar V14167 chromosome 2, aradu.V14167.gnm2.J7QH, whole genome shotgun sequence. Protein-coding genes within it:
- the LOC107476244 gene encoding uncharacterized protein LOC107476244, with product MATLLREPIKSRFLFYLHRSPPLSPAVSTTTTTTQHSSFSSSSSSSSSSSSSSSSSGKSPKAGKKLVDRLSTVIDAVHDRKLPPELRGQRNNVRSETDIINVVEQRIWHSMEEGHFENLPGKGKPLKLDTNPHADPAEDTLYRILSKNGCAPEWVELNKEIRSKVSEFRTALKKAWASKCSGDHSKWYECSEALKLQLRDINNMVFRYNLIVPFGRQMFGLKWEKELGYLQEQD
- the LOC107476243 gene encoding DEAD-box ATP-dependent RNA helicase 38 (The sequence of the model RefSeq protein was modified relative to this genomic sequence to represent the inferred CDS: added 50 bases not found in genome assembly), which produces MSEPAATDDKTSSPPPPPAQHKSWADEADDDAEAANETTAPTTAVPSSSSPSLNVDELSIDENKKPPKLLDDPEDSNIQAVTSGDTPYTSAATFEDLNLSAELLRGLYVEMRFQKPSKIQAISLPMILNPPHRDLIAQAHNGSGKTTCFVLGMLSRVDPSVQAPQALCICPTRELAIQNTEVLRKMGKHTGISSECAVPTDSRDSLPIQKREPIKAQVVIGTPGTIKKWISFKKLGVTRLKILVFDEADQMLAEDGFKDDSLRIMKEIEKFNSSCQVLLFSATFNDIVKNFVERTVKKDHNKLFVKKEELSLDAVKQYKVRCPDELSKIEVIKDYIFELGENVGQTIIFVRTRQSAKMLHKSLVDMGYEVTSIQGALDHEERDKIVKEFRDGLTQVLISTDVLARGFDQQQVNLVINYDLPIKHTAEYTREFEPDYEVYLHRVGRAGRFGRKGAVFNLIYDEKDERLMSKIENHFGTRVSEVREKSVEDYKAALKEAGLLQ